GGCCATTGCAACCATGAACATTGGTCGGGAGCAGGCACTGCAATATTTTTCGCTTTCGCCGGATAAGCTTACGGTACTGGTGGTGGGTGGCAGCCTGGGGGCGCGTTCCATCAATGAAGCGGTGATTGCGCACATCGGCGACCTGCTCAGATCTGGTTTGCAACTGATCTGGCAAACCGGGAAAACCCTTTCGAAGGAGGCAATGGAAATTGCGGTGGAGCACCGTGAAGTATGGGCGAATCCTTTTATTACGGAAATGCAGTTTGCCTATGCGGCTGCGGATATTATTGTGGCAAGAGCCGGGGCGATGACGGTGGCAGAGATTTGTGTAGCAAAAAAGCCGGTCATTTTTGTGCCGTATCCTTTTGCAACAGAAGATCATCAAACCGTAAACGCCCTGCAGCTGGTAAATAAGGGCGCCGCCTGGATGGTCAAAGACAGCGATGCCAAAGACCAGGTAATTGAAAAAGTGGTCGCGTTGTCAAAGGATACAGCAACGCGCCGCTACATGAGCGAAACACTGGCTGGCTTATCGGTTACAGATGCCGACGAACAGGTAGCCAGCGAAATTTTAAAAACCATATAACGTGCAGATAAAAAAAATAGGGGATTTAAAGCGGGTCTACTTGATTGGGATCGGGGGAATTGGAATGAGTGCCCTGGCGCGTTATTTTCATTCAAAAGGAATTGCCGTAAGCGGGTACGATAAAACAGAAACCGCGTTGACCAGGGCATTGGTGGCCGAGGGCATGCCCGTGCATTATGAAGAAGACCTGGCACAGGCACCCAAGGATGCAGACTGGGTCGTATATACACCCGCGGTGCCGGCGGGGCATCAGGAGCTGAACTATTATAAAGCGCAGGGGTACCCGGTGATGAAACGGAGCGAGGTGCTGCAGCAGATTACTGAAAGTTCTTTTAATATCTGTGTGGCGGGTACGCATGGCAAAACCACCACAACCACCATGATCGCTCATTTACTGCGCGATAGCGGGTATGGATGCAATGCCTTCCTGGGCGGCATCTCAGCGAATTATGATACCAATTTCTGGAGCAGTGAAAAGGATGTTTGCGTAATCGAGGCAGACGAATACGACCGTAGCTTTTTGAAACTTAGTCCCGATATGGCCGTGGTAACCGCCATTGATCCGGATCATCTGGATATTTATGGAACCGCGGAGCAGGTGCGGCAGGCCTTTGCCGACTTTGCACAACGGTTAAAAAGGGGGGGGCTGCTGATCCGGAAACTGGGCATCGGCCGGGAGCTGAAGGCAGAACGTATGTGGCAGTACAGTTTGCAGAATAACAGTGCCAATATCTATGCCGCCAATATCAAAATAAAGGACGGCGGGTATGTATTTGATGTCGTATTGCCGGCCCAGCTGATTGAAGGACTGGAATTGAATATGGGCGGTATGCACAATATCGAGAATATGGTGGCCGCCGTAGCCGTGGCAGGTGCTTTGAATATTGATGCAGAAAAAATAAAAGCAGCGGTTGCTTCATTCAAAGGTGTGAAGCGCCGGTTTGAATACATTATCAAGCAAAAAGACCTGGTGTTTATAGATGACTACGCACATCATCCGGAAGAGCTGAAAGCGTTGATAAATAGTGTAAAAACGCTGTTTCCTCAAAAGAAATGTACGTTAATTTTCCAGCCGCATTTGTACAGCCGTACAAAAGATTTTGCCCAGGATTTTGCTGCTGTTTTGAGCATGGTAAACAAGGCAGTCTTATTGCCGGTTTATCCTGCACGGGAACAACCGATACCCGGAATTGAAAGCAATACCATTGCTGAATTGATGGACGGGGCGACACCTGTATTGATGACCAGGGAAGTGTTGCTGGATTGGGTTGAGGAAGACTTTGCAAAGAACCGGGAAAAAGAATTCGGAGAGGTAATCATCACTGCAGGGGCCGGTGATATTGACAAATTAGTAGAACCGATAAAAGAGCGATTATTAAAATAAAGTGGGCAGGAAAAGAGCGATAAAAAGAATGTTGCTGACACTCATGTGGCTGGGTGTGGGAGCCGGTATGTTTACCCTGATCGTGGCCGCTATGCGGGCGCAGGATGGAAGCAGCTGTAAAGGGTATGAAATCCGTATCCGTGGAGCGCAGGGAGGGGGAAGTTTATTTACTTCTGAAGCACAGATTGTGAAATTACTGAAAGAAGCATCGGGCGGGGAGGTGAAGGGACAACGCAAAACGGTGTTCAACCTTCCGCGTATGGAAGATCTTTTGGAGCAAAGCTCCTGGGTATACAATGCCGAGTTGTATTTCGACAATAAAGATATACTCCGGGTAAACGTAACGGAGCGGAAACCGCTGGCCCGTGTGTTTACCAGTGGCGGTCAATCCTTTTACATTGATGAGGCCGGAAAGCAGATTCCGCTTTCGGATAAGATTTCGCTGGATGTGCCTGTGTTCACCGGATATCCGAATGCCCGGATCATGCATGCAGCCGACAGTGCGCTGCTGGAGAATATGATTGCTACGGCTTCATTTATCAATAGTGATTCATTCTGGGTGTCCCAGGTTTCTCAAATCGATATCCGTAAATGCGGGACCAGTTGCTGGAATATGGAGATGGTGCCGGTAGTGGGCAATCACCGGGTAGATCTGGGTGATGGCAGTGATATCGCTTCTAAATTTCACCGGCTTTACCTGTTTTACGACCAGGTATTGAAACGGACCGGTTTCGATAAGTACAAACGGATTAATGTGCAATACAACGGCCAGGTGGTAGGAATTAAGGGTGATTATTCCAAACTGGACTCGCTGCAGTTGCGGAAAAATATTGAAGAACTGTTGCAACAGTCGCGTAAGGCCAACGATCTGATCGAAGTGGCACAGGTGGTGCCCGGCGCCCAACTGGCGGTATCGGATACGGCTATGAGTGTACAACAGCCCTACGAGCGGCTGGCGGGCGAGGTGGAAATGGATACACTGGATCTGCTTCCCGCGGGTGAAAAGCCCGAGCCTGTTGCGGCTGCCGCACTTGCTGTGACGCCGGCCAAAAATGAGCCTGCAAAGCATACGGTGGTAAAGAAACCGGAAGCGAAAAAGATCGTTTCTGAAAAGCGGCCCGTCACCCGGCCGGCGACGAAAAGCGAGCCGCGTAAAAGCACGGCAGGCTCAAAACCTGTAGCAAAAACAGGTGCCAAACAGCCGGTCAAAAAGGATACGGCTAAAAAGCCGCTGACAAAACCGGCAGACAGCAAAAAGCCGGTCTCCAAAGTGAAGGCGGATGTAAAGAAAACGACATCTTCAAAAAAGACCACAGAAAAAAAAGTTGCTGCAAAGAAAACACCCATTAAAAAGAACAACTAAAAACGAAGTATATGAATCCTGAACAACCCATTATCGTAGGACTGGACATTGGAACCACCAAGATTGCTGTTATTGCCGGACGCAAAAACGAGTTCGGAAAACTGGAAATTCTTGGATTTGGCAAGGCAAACTCCAATGGAGTAAAGCATGGCCAGGTATTGAATATCGATGAAACGATCAAAGCTATTAAACTGGCGCTTGAAAACTGTTTGTCGTTAAATCCAAACCTGAACATCGGAGAAGTATATGTGGGTATTGCCGGACATCATATCAAGAGCCTGCAAACACGCGGTGATATTGTGCGGGAAAGCGAAGAAGAAGAAATCACTCAGGCCGAGGTAGACCTGCTGATCGGCAAACAATACAAAACCTATATTCCGGCGGGCGACCAGATCATTGATGTGATTCCGCAGGAGTACACCATCGATAACATGCCCAATATTGTACGACCGATCGGGTACAGCGGCGTAAAACTGGGGGCGAATTTTCACATCATCACTGGTGATAAAAATGCCATCCGCAATATCAACCGCAGCGTGGAAAAAGCCGGCTTGTATACAAAGGACCTGGTATTGCAGCCACTGGCCTCAGCCGCAGCCGTAATGGGCCAGGAAGACCTGGAAGCCGGAGTGGCCATTGTAGATATTGGCGGTGGTACTACAGACCTTGCTGTATTTGCAGACGGAGTACTCAGGCACACAGCGGTGATCCCGTTTGCCGGAGAAAATATTACCAATGATATCAAAACCGGTTTGGGTGTATTAAAAAGCCAGGCCGAGCAGATGAAAACACAGTTTGGCAGCGCCCTGGCGAATGAAGCAAAGGCCAATGCCTATATCACCATACCGGGTTTACGGGGTATGCCGGCAAAAGAGATCAGCGTAAAAAACCTGGCCAATATCATCCAGGCCCGTATGAGCGAGATCCTGGATTTTGTGACCTATCACCTGAAACAAATCGGCATGGATAACCGGCATCTCAACGGTGGCATCGTGCTTACCGGTGGAGGTTCCCAGCTGCGGCACCTGATCCAGCTGACGGAGTATGTAACCGGCTTGCCGGCCCGGATCGGCTTGCCAAACGAGCACCTGGCAGCGGGTCATATTGAAGAGCTTGCCAAACCAACCTATTCCACCTGCCTGGGATTGATCCTGAAAGGATATGATGATTTTGAAAACAATCGCAAAGTGTTTGAGAAAAGTTTCATTAACATTCCCGTACCCCAGGATCTGATCCGGCCCAATGTTGAAACCGCACAGGAAGAGGTATTGGTAGCAACAGAAACAGCCGTGGCTTCCGTGGAAAAAAGACAGCCCCTGAAAAACTTCTGGGACAAATTTAAAAACGGAATCATCGATATTTTTAAGGAAGAAGAAGACGGCCATCTGTAAGTGCCGCATTTAACAACAACTATAATTAACCCATTTACAAAACAGGTTTTCATGGAAGGGAAACCACAAATTTTTAAAAGATGATACATTTTGATCTACCTAAGGAACAATCCTCCATCATAAAAGTGATTGGAGTGGGCGGTGGCGGCGGCAACGCTGTTAATCATATGTTTAGTCAAAACATCGACGGAGTAAACTTCATTATTTGCAATACCGATGCCCAGGCGCTTTCCAACAGCCAGATTCCGAACCGCATCCAGTTGGGTCCCCAGCTGACATCCGGACTGGGCGCCGGGGCCAACCCGGAGATCGGCCGCCAGGCTACCGAAGAATCGCTGGAGGAGATCAAACGGATTGTGGAAGTAAACACCAAGATGGCATTCATTACCGCGGGTATGGGCGGTGGTACCGGAACCGGGGGGGCGCCCATCATTGCCAAGATCTGCAAGGACCTGGGCGTACTTACGGTGGGGATTGTTACCATGCCCTTTGCTTATGAAGGAAAAAAACGGCATAAGCAGGCCGAAGAAGGCATTAAGATCCTGAAACAATATGTAGATACCCTGCTGGTGATCAGCAACGATAAACTGCGTCATCAGTTTGGAAACCTGAAAATGCGGGAAGCATTTGAAAAAGCAGATAACGTGCTGGCCACAGCCGCCAAATGCATCACGGATGTGATCAACAGCACTGGCCAGATCAATGTGGACTTTGCCGATGTATGCACCGTTATGAAAAACGGCGGTGTGGCGATCCTGGGTAGTGCTACCTCTTCCGGTGAAAACCGCGCCCAGCGTGCGATTGAAGAGGCACTGAATTCGCCGTTGCTGAATGATAATGATATCCGCGGGGCTAAGTGGATCCTGATCAATATCAATTCTGCTGAAGGGGATTCGGAATTTACCATGGATGAAGTGGAAGTGATCCAGGCGCATTTATTAAGCCAGGCAGGAGAAAATACCGATGTAATCCTGGGACTGGGTTATGATAATTCACTGGGAGATGAGATTGGTATTACCCTCATCGCAACCGGGTTTGAAAACAAGGACCCGTTTGTAAAACCGGTGTTGAAAAAAGAAGAACAGGATGAGGGCAAAATTGTGATGACCCTCACGCCGCAGGAAAATACGGCACCTAAAATAGAAGCAAAGGTTGAAAAACCGGAAGTAATGGAGCATGAGCTGAAAGAAGCGGAAAAGAGTTTGGGATTGATCGATCCGATGATGCCCAAACTGATTGATGAGCCGTTGTTTATGGATGCCCCGATGCCAACACTGGCAGATATGGCGGATCTCGGCTACGGGAAAGAAACGGCAGACATCCATTACAGCTTATCTACAGAGGACAACGAAAAGATCGGTGCGCACGCAGAGCCGGAGGCTACTCCTGAAGTCATTGTGGAAGTGGTGGCTGCGGAAGAAGAAGCTTTTTATTCTCCTTCGGTGCCTGCTGAAAACCGGGTCATGGAAGAACCGGCAATCAACGAGCAGGATCTTTCTGCAGGCGTGGGCGTACGCAGCTACCTCGAAAAACCTTCCAATATCTACGCAGAGCAGAAACGAGAAGAGGTGGTAGCAAAAACTCCGGTACCGGAACAGCCGGCTGAAGAAAAAATGGAACTGGTAGAGAAGATCGAGCGGGTAAAAGAGGAGGTGAAAACACCGCTGAGCCAAATCGACCGGGAAATGCCGGTACAGCAACAACCTACGCTAAGTCAGGAAGAAGAAATGCAACTGCAGAAAAGAAAGCAGGTAGAGCGGTTGCAAAAACTGCGGAACCTTTCGTTCAATGTTAATGTAAGCGATCCCAACAGCGAATATGAAACCGTTCCTGCTTATATACGCCGGAACATGGAATTGCAGAATAATTCCAATCATATTGAAAGCTACTATAGTAAGTTTGAAATAAGCTCCGATGATAAAAATCAGGGTCAGATCAATACCATTAACACCTTCCTGGATGGTAAAAAACCAGACTGATTCCTGTGAAAATTCAATTCCCGCAGTTAGCGGGAAGGAGTTTGGGTGTATAGTTTATAGTTGTGGCCCCGGTAGTTATCTGCCGGGGCTTATTGTTTTCAGCGGTTTAGGATAACAGGAATCGAGCATAATCGCCACGGGAAACGTTTGTTTACCTGTTTTTGCTGATTCGGCACAACCGAACACCGCCCATTATTTGCATATCCAACATCTCGATCGGAATTGTAATCGCATTGAAAAATGCTGAAGGTCCGGTTACAAGTTGTTATCAACTCAATTGTAATCGAATCATACGGGTACAAAATTTTTGATAACAACAGCACCTGGCTCATGCCCGGCCGGCTAAAGAAGCATTACTTTTCGTCTGCGGAGCGATTCGGAACGGTGCTTCGGATGCCTGACCTTCTGAAGACCGGGGCGCTTTGCCCGGTGCAAAACGAAGGTTCATTGAGCAAGCCAGTCGGGGCGCCGTTTGTTATCAACATCCGGGTTGAACCCGGGCTGCGTTCTGCGGGGCTGGTATCTCTATCCCACCTTGCGGAACCGATGGTGGGTTGCTTTGCCTGCCTCAATTTTTAAACGATAACGTAAAATCTTTTCATCTTTTACCGCCTGCACGTTCCTTTAGTTCCCGTGCCACAAATTCTTCGATCGCTTCAAAAAGGGTACGGTCCCCGGGTTGTCCCTTTGTGGTTTCTTCAAATTTATCCGTCAATTCCCGTGCAAGCTGATACATGGAATCCGTGGCACTCCGGTTTAGCATTTCGTTGAAGCTTTTCTGCAGATGGGGTTCCTCAATATCGCGTAGGTAACAAAGTGCTTCAACCACTTCGAAATGTGTTTTTTGCCAGGAGTCGAACCCGTTCGGGAAAACCGTCATAGACATAAGCAAACATTAAGAATGAAAAAATTGGATGTCCTGCCAATATAACGAAAATTACGTATTTAACCAAGGCCGCAGAAAGGGTCAGATAAGGATTCCTTCAATTTTTTCGAATCCTTTTGCAGGCGGTAATCCTTCCCAAAGAATGTTGTAAATCGTTTCAGCGATGGGCATTTCCGCCTTCAGCGATTGATTGGTGTTATAGATGCACCTGGCAGCGTTGTAGCCTTCTGCTACCATCCGCAGCTCCAGCTGTGCGGCCTGCACACTGTAGCCTTTGCCGATCATGTTACCAAAGGTGCGGTTGCGGCTGTGCAGGGAATAGCAGGTTACCAGCAGGTCGCCCAGGTAAACGGATGCAGAATAATTGGCATATTTTTTCCCCGGTTCGTCCTGGTCTGTATGTTCTCCTACCACGATGTGCTCCGCTCCGAACTTTCTCAGGAAACCCGCCATTTCATCCGCGCTGTTGGCGATATACACGCTTTGAAAATTATCGCCGTAATCCAGGCCGTGCGCGATTCCGGCACCTAGTGCATAGATGTTTTTTAATACTGCGGCATACTGCACACCCAGTATGTCGGTGTTAACAATGGTGTTGATGAAGGATGACTGGAAATACGCAGCAATTTTTGCGGCCATCGGTTCATCCACTCCCGAGAAGGTAAGATAGGAAAGTTTTTCTGCGGCAACTTCTTCAGCATGGCAGGGACCCAGTACCGCAAAATAATTGTTTAGGGAAACATCAAAATGGCGCTCCAGGTATTCATTCAGTAAAATATTATCACCGGGAAGAATACCTTTAATAGCGGAGAGGACTTTTTTATTTTTAAAATCGGAAGGAGATAGTTCCTGCAGGCTTTCCGCCACGTAAGCAGAAGGCATGGCAAGGATCAGCACATCCGACCGTTCAGCAACCGCATTCAGGTTTGTGGTTAAATACAGCAGTTTGGTGTTGAGTACGGCGGCTGTTAAATGTTTGGGATTGTGATGCCGTTGTTTGATAAAACCGATCGCGGTTTCACTTCGTAAACACCAGTTTACTTTATGCCCGTTGTCGGTTAATATTTTCACCAGCGCTGTTGCCCAGCTACCGCTTCCCGCCACACCAAATTTGATTGCCAATAGAATGAATATTTATTAAGCAAAGGTACTATTTTTAGTTTCAGGTTTCAAGTTTTGGGATGTCTAAACGATGCTGAACGCTAAAGACTGATTGCTCAAATCTCCCCCGGGGCTTCGGGGCTCAAATCTCAAGTCCTACTCACGGTCGTAATAAAAACAATCCGCCTGTTGGGTACAGGTAATCACCAGGTCGTTGATGCAAACATGCGCTGGCAAGGCGGCACAATAAAAAATGGTTTCGGCAATATCTTCGGCAATGAGAGGAATTAAACCTTCATAAACCTTGTCCGCTGCAATACGGTCGCCTTTGAAGCGAACGGTTGAAAATTCTGTATTGGCGGCGCCCGGATGAATGGCAGTCACTTTTATATGAAAGGGCAGGAGATCGATCCGCATAGCCTGGGAAAGTGCATCCACTGCATGTTTGGTGGCACAGTACATATTGCCCTGTGCATACACCTGTTTTGCGGCCACAGAGCCGAGGTTGATGATATGCCCTCTTTTATGTGGAATCATCAGCCTGGAAACAGCCTGAGCCACATATGCAAACCCCTTAATATTGGTATCCACCATGGTATCCCAGTCATCCAGGCTCGCCTGGGCAAAATCATCTTTGCCTGCAGCGAGACCGGCATTGTTCACCAGTACATCAATCTGTTTCCAGGATTCCGGAAGACCGGCGATAGCTTCAGATACGTGGTCCCGGTTACGCACATCAAATACCAGCGGCAGCACTGCAACGGAATAAGTGCTTGTCAGCGTTTCAGCAAGTTGCTCCAGCCGGTCCTGTCTTCTCCCGGTAATGATCACATTGTAATGGTTCGCTGCAAATTTTTTGGCACAGGCTTCGCCAAATCCGGCGGTGGCACCTGTTATAAAAACGGTTTTATTCATCGTATTGAGTTTGTTCCGTGAAGAAACTAAAGTGCCCTTCACGATGCACCATTGACTGTTCTCTGCTATTTCAGCTCCATCAAAAATTCTTCGATTGCCGCACTTGCCTT
The sequence above is a segment of the Niabella agricola genome. Coding sequences within it:
- a CDS encoding SAM-dependent methyltransferase — its product is MSMTVFPNGFDSWQKTHFEVVEALCYLRDIEEPHLQKSFNEMLNRSATDSMYQLARELTDKFEETTKGQPGDRTLFEAIEEFVARELKERAGGKR
- the ftsA gene encoding cell division protein FtsA, with the translated sequence MNPEQPIIVGLDIGTTKIAVIAGRKNEFGKLEILGFGKANSNGVKHGQVLNIDETIKAIKLALENCLSLNPNLNIGEVYVGIAGHHIKSLQTRGDIVRESEEEEITQAEVDLLIGKQYKTYIPAGDQIIDVIPQEYTIDNMPNIVRPIGYSGVKLGANFHIITGDKNAIRNINRSVEKAGLYTKDLVLQPLASAAAVMGQEDLEAGVAIVDIGGGTTDLAVFADGVLRHTAVIPFAGENITNDIKTGLGVLKSQAEQMKTQFGSALANEAKANAYITIPGLRGMPAKEISVKNLANIIQARMSEILDFVTYHLKQIGMDNRHLNGGIVLTGGGSQLRHLIQLTEYVTGLPARIGLPNEHLAAGHIEELAKPTYSTCLGLILKGYDDFENNRKVFEKSFINIPVPQDLIRPNVETAQEEVLVATETAVASVEKRQPLKNFWDKFKNGIIDIFKEEEDGHL
- the murG gene encoding undecaprenyldiphospho-muramoylpentapeptide beta-N-acetylglucosaminyltransferase, whose protein sequence is MHKKIIIAGGGTGGHIFPAIAIAQALQQKDSSIEILFVGARGKMEMEKVPQAGYEIKGLDIAGFNRSSLIKNIALPFKLVKSFFQVRKIFQSFRPDAVIGVGGYSTFPVLKYAQSKGIPTFIHESNSFAGKANIMLGKKATRVFTATDGMERFFPAQKILVTGNPVRKAIATMNIGREQALQYFSLSPDKLTVLVVGGSLGARSINEAVIAHIGDLLRSGLQLIWQTGKTLSKEAMEIAVEHREVWANPFITEMQFAYAAADIIVARAGAMTVAEICVAKKPVIFVPYPFATEDHQTVNALQLVNKGAAWMVKDSDAKDQVIEKVVALSKDTATRRYMSETLAGLSVTDADEQVASEILKTI
- the ftsZ gene encoding cell division protein FtsZ, with translation MIHFDLPKEQSSIIKVIGVGGGGGNAVNHMFSQNIDGVNFIICNTDAQALSNSQIPNRIQLGPQLTSGLGAGANPEIGRQATEESLEEIKRIVEVNTKMAFITAGMGGGTGTGGAPIIAKICKDLGVLTVGIVTMPFAYEGKKRHKQAEEGIKILKQYVDTLLVISNDKLRHQFGNLKMREAFEKADNVLATAAKCITDVINSTGQINVDFADVCTVMKNGGVAILGSATSSGENRAQRAIEEALNSPLLNDNDIRGAKWILININSAEGDSEFTMDEVEVIQAHLLSQAGENTDVILGLGYDNSLGDEIGITLIATGFENKDPFVKPVLKKEEQDEGKIVMTLTPQENTAPKIEAKVEKPEVMEHELKEAEKSLGLIDPMMPKLIDEPLFMDAPMPTLADMADLGYGKETADIHYSLSTEDNEKIGAHAEPEATPEVIVEVVAAEEEAFYSPSVPAENRVMEEPAINEQDLSAGVGVRSYLEKPSNIYAEQKREEVVAKTPVPEQPAEEKMELVEKIERVKEEVKTPLSQIDREMPVQQQPTLSQEEEMQLQKRKQVERLQKLRNLSFNVNVSDPNSEYETVPAYIRRNMELQNNSNHIESYYSKFEISSDDKNQGQINTINTFLDGKKPD
- the murC gene encoding UDP-N-acetylmuramate--L-alanine ligase, yielding MQIKKIGDLKRVYLIGIGGIGMSALARYFHSKGIAVSGYDKTETALTRALVAEGMPVHYEEDLAQAPKDADWVVYTPAVPAGHQELNYYKAQGYPVMKRSEVLQQITESSFNICVAGTHGKTTTTTMIAHLLRDSGYGCNAFLGGISANYDTNFWSSEKDVCVIEADEYDRSFLKLSPDMAVVTAIDPDHLDIYGTAEQVRQAFADFAQRLKRGGLLIRKLGIGRELKAERMWQYSLQNNSANIYAANIKIKDGGYVFDVVLPAQLIEGLELNMGGMHNIENMVAAVAVAGALNIDAEKIKAAVASFKGVKRRFEYIIKQKDLVFIDDYAHHPEELKALINSVKTLFPQKKCTLIFQPHLYSRTKDFAQDFAAVLSMVNKAVLLPVYPAREQPIPGIESNTIAELMDGATPVLMTREVLLDWVEEDFAKNREKEFGEVIITAGAGDIDKLVEPIKERLLK
- a CDS encoding NAD(P)H-dependent glycerol-3-phosphate dehydrogenase; translation: MAIKFGVAGSGSWATALVKILTDNGHKVNWCLRSETAIGFIKQRHHNPKHLTAAVLNTKLLYLTTNLNAVAERSDVLILAMPSAYVAESLQELSPSDFKNKKVLSAIKGILPGDNILLNEYLERHFDVSLNNYFAVLGPCHAEEVAAEKLSYLTFSGVDEPMAAKIAAYFQSSFINTIVNTDILGVQYAAVLKNIYALGAGIAHGLDYGDNFQSVYIANSADEMAGFLRKFGAEHIVVGEHTDQDEPGKKYANYSASVYLGDLLVTCYSLHSRNRTFGNMIGKGYSVQAAQLELRMVAEGYNAARCIYNTNQSLKAEMPIAETIYNILWEGLPPAKGFEKIEGILI
- a CDS encoding SDR family NAD(P)-dependent oxidoreductase codes for the protein MNKTVFITGATAGFGEACAKKFAANHYNVIITGRRQDRLEQLAETLTSTYSVAVLPLVFDVRNRDHVSEAIAGLPESWKQIDVLVNNAGLAAGKDDFAQASLDDWDTMVDTNIKGFAYVAQAVSRLMIPHKRGHIINLGSVAAKQVYAQGNMYCATKHAVDALSQAMRIDLLPFHIKVTAIHPGAANTEFSTVRFKGDRIAADKVYEGLIPLIAEDIAETIFYCAALPAHVCINDLVITCTQQADCFYYDRE